In Providencia rettgeri, the following proteins share a genomic window:
- a CDS encoding amino acid ABC transporter ATP-binding protein: MIYVNNLQKKFGDAHVLRGISCEVKPQEVICVIGPSGSGKSTFLRCLNALERPDGGEIKVNGFDVHDPKTDLNKMRENVGMVFQRFNLFPHMTVLENLMMAPTLVKGIKKEVALKQAEQLLIKVGLLDKIDAWPASLSGGQQQRVAIARALAMQPSILLFDEPTSALDPELVGEVLSVMKTLANEGMTMVIVTHEMGFAREVADRVMFIDQGIIQEEGTPEQLFTAPKNPRTAEFLSKVL; this comes from the coding sequence GTGATTTACGTTAATAATTTACAAAAGAAATTTGGCGATGCCCATGTACTTAGAGGCATTTCTTGCGAAGTTAAACCTCAAGAAGTGATTTGTGTCATTGGCCCTTCTGGTTCAGGAAAAAGCACCTTTCTACGCTGTTTAAATGCACTAGAACGTCCAGATGGCGGTGAGATTAAAGTCAATGGCTTTGACGTTCATGATCCTAAAACTGATTTAAATAAGATGAGGGAAAATGTGGGGATGGTGTTTCAGCGTTTTAACCTATTCCCTCACATGACTGTGTTAGAAAACTTGATGATGGCCCCTACCTTAGTGAAAGGGATAAAAAAAGAAGTGGCGCTTAAGCAAGCTGAGCAACTCCTGATCAAAGTAGGACTATTAGATAAAATTGATGCATGGCCAGCCAGTTTATCTGGAGGGCAGCAACAACGGGTTGCTATTGCCCGAGCGTTAGCTATGCAGCCATCCATTTTGTTATTTGATGAGCCGACATCTGCACTTGACCCCGAATTAGTTGGTGAAGTGCTTTCCGTGATGAAAACCCTTGCGAATGAAGGTATGACGATGGTCATCGTCACCCATGAAATGGGATTTGCGCGTGAAGTTGCTGATCGAGTCATGTTCATTGACCAAGGTATCATTCAAGAAGAAGGCACACCAGAACAACTCTTTACTGCACCTAAAAACCCACGAACTGCGGAATTTTTAAGTAAAGTACTTTAG
- a CDS encoding amino acid ABC transporter permease produces MSAFRWEIIEEYAPLFAEGAMMTIKATIICVILGSLWGLTLGLGRTAKAEQGIWKPILHYFVQWPVRFYVSAFRGTPLFVQIMVVHFALVPLFINPRDGLFVTSGIMSVDTAKMLRSDYGAFLSCVIAITLNSGAYVSEIFRAGIQSIDKGQMEASRALGMSWAKTMRKVILPQAFRRILPPLGNNAIAIVKDSSLASAIGLADLAYAARTVSGAYATYWEPYLTISVIYWMLTFILAQLVQYMERRLGRSDLR; encoded by the coding sequence ATGTCTGCGTTTCGTTGGGAAATAATTGAAGAATACGCTCCATTATTTGCTGAAGGCGCAATGATGACGATAAAAGCGACCATCATCTGCGTTATTTTAGGCTCACTATGGGGGTTAACCCTCGGCTTAGGAAGAACGGCCAAAGCTGAACAAGGAATTTGGAAACCAATTTTACATTATTTTGTGCAATGGCCAGTTCGTTTCTATGTCAGTGCCTTTCGTGGTACCCCGCTATTCGTTCAAATAATGGTTGTTCACTTTGCCTTAGTGCCATTATTCATTAACCCTCGTGATGGGTTATTTGTTACATCTGGGATAATGTCCGTTGACACCGCTAAAATGCTTCGTTCCGATTACGGCGCATTTCTATCTTGTGTCATTGCAATTACTTTAAACTCAGGGGCTTATGTCTCTGAAATTTTCCGTGCGGGTATTCAATCTATTGATAAAGGACAAATGGAGGCTTCTCGTGCTCTTGGCATGAGTTGGGCAAAAACAATGCGGAAGGTTATTCTTCCGCAAGCTTTCCGTCGCATTCTTCCCCCACTGGGAAATAATGCCATCGCGATTGTCAAAGATTCCTCCCTCGCTTCCGCTATCGGCTTGGCAGATCTCGCTTATGCAGCGAGAACCGTGTCCGGGGCTTATGCAACATATTGGGAACCCTACTTAACGATATCTGTGATTTATTGGATGCTGACATTTATACTTGCTCAGTTGGTGCAATATATGGAAAGAAGGTTGGGCAGAAGTGATTTACGTTAA
- a CDS encoding basic amino acid ABC transporter substrate-binding protein, with protein sequence MFKKLVFAGCMSLAAFAGNVYAKESYTVGAGGTYRPFEYENSQKQLEGFDIDIIKAVAEAEGFDVKLVNTPWEGIFATLSSGDRDILISGITITDKRKNMVDFSNPYFPAEQAIVISETSDVKDLNSLKNLNVGVVNSSTGDIVVSDVIGKNSTAIKRFDNTPLLLQELFEDGIDAAVGDVGVIKYYIKTHPEKKFKLIYDNHFEKQYFGIAVAKGNSELQQKINNGLNKIIADGTYNKIYQKWFDENVPQLPKQ encoded by the coding sequence ATGTTTAAAAAACTCGTTTTTGCTGGCTGTATGTCATTGGCAGCCTTCGCCGGGAATGTTTACGCAAAAGAAAGCTATACCGTTGGTGCTGGTGGGACTTACCGTCCATTCGAATATGAAAATAGCCAAAAACAGCTTGAAGGCTTTGATATTGATATTATTAAAGCGGTTGCAGAAGCAGAAGGTTTTGACGTTAAACTTGTCAATACACCTTGGGAAGGGATCTTTGCAACCTTGTCGTCTGGTGATAGAGACATTTTAATTTCAGGGATCACGATTACAGATAAACGCAAAAATATGGTTGATTTTTCTAACCCTTATTTTCCTGCTGAACAAGCGATCGTCATCAGCGAAACCTCTGATGTAAAAGACTTAAATAGTTTAAAAAACCTGAATGTGGGTGTCGTAAACTCCAGCACTGGTGATATCGTTGTTTCTGACGTAATCGGCAAAAATAGCACTGCAATTAAACGTTTCGACAATACCCCGCTTTTATTACAAGAACTGTTTGAAGATGGCATTGATGCAGCTGTTGGTGATGTCGGTGTCATTAAATACTACATAAAAACTCACCCTGAGAAAAAATTTAAACTGATCTACGATAACCATTTCGAAAAACAATATTTTGGTATTGCTGTCGCAAAAGGAAATAGTGAATTACAGCAAAAAATTAATAATGGTTTAAATAAGATCATCGCAGATGGTACGTACAATAAAATTTACCAAAAATGGTTTGATGAAAACGTTCCTCAATTACCAAAACAATAA
- a CDS encoding AEC family transporter codes for MDKILLVLWPLFALIAMGFVLRRSTILTTDFWPSAEKLNYFILFPALLINSLATAPLDNPKLPYLASALLCVLAISSALTLGCKYLFKIPIPRFGAYIQGITRFNTYLGLAIVADLFGKEGIAIAAVIMAVLVPSCNVIAVLSLSSGQKVSVKQILLPIIKNPLIISCVVGVLLNISPIGLPFGSDQFLKLLAAASLPLGLICIGAALQTATLRNEFKPIMASTLLRLFLMPILAVTVAGLFSLPNLETVLLVLFFAIPTAPTAYILTRQLNGDSQLMAGIITLQTVAAVFTLPIVLSFVVH; via the coding sequence ATGGATAAGATTCTATTAGTTTTGTGGCCATTATTTGCTCTCATTGCAATGGGGTTTGTATTACGACGCTCAACAATATTGACGACTGATTTTTGGCCGAGTGCGGAAAAATTAAACTACTTTATTTTGTTTCCCGCACTGTTAATTAACAGTTTAGCCACCGCGCCTTTGGATAATCCTAAGTTACCCTATCTAGCGAGTGCTCTCCTTTGTGTTTTAGCGATTAGCTCTGCACTAACTCTAGGTTGTAAATATTTATTCAAAATACCTATCCCGAGGTTTGGTGCGTATATCCAAGGAATTACGCGGTTTAATACTTATTTAGGGTTGGCTATTGTTGCTGATTTATTTGGCAAAGAAGGGATCGCTATTGCTGCGGTAATTATGGCTGTTTTGGTGCCAAGCTGTAATGTCATTGCGGTACTTTCGTTATCTTCGGGGCAAAAGGTTTCAGTTAAGCAAATTTTATTACCGATCATAAAAAATCCATTAATCATTTCCTGTGTCGTTGGTGTGTTATTAAATATATCACCTATCGGATTGCCATTTGGCTCTGACCAATTTTTAAAATTACTCGCAGCCGCCAGCTTGCCACTGGGGTTAATATGTATTGGGGCCGCATTACAAACAGCAACGCTAAGAAATGAATTTAAACCTATTATGGCATCGACATTGCTACGTTTATTTCTTATGCCTATTTTAGCGGTAACAGTGGCGGGGCTATTTTCGTTGCCAAATCTTGAAACCGTCCTATTAGTACTATTTTTTGCTATCCCTACGGCGCCAACAGCCTATATTTTAACGCGTCAGTTAAATGGAGATAGCCAACTAATGGCAGGTATAATTACATTACAAACCGTGGCAGCGGTGTTTACATTACCAATTGTTCTATCCTTTGTAGTGCATTGA
- a CDS encoding AMP nucleosidase — protein sequence MEKCQKYENLSIDDVLDKLSLLYSNAIDSLRDAIAIYVEEGRIPDITERDNGLFAYPELCVTWEGKVDHCEKTRAYARFVKRGNYTITVTQPELFRAYLVEQLSILQQDYDVTFAVRPSKIEIPYPFVIDGSDLVLDRSISSHLAAHFPITDLSHISDDITDGLYSATDAMPLSHFDALRVDFSLARLKHYTGTPPEHVQPYILFTNYNRYVDEFVNWACEQVRDPESRYIALSCVGHNYLTDENADPQIATSDLTWKKFQMPAYHLIARDGAGITLVNIGVGPSNAKNICDHLAVLRPHAWLMIGHCGGLRESQKIGDYVLAHAYLRDDHILDDVLPPDIPIPSIAEVQRALYDATKQVSNMPGELVKQRLRTGTVVTTDDRNWELRFFATARRFNLSRAVAVDMESATIAAQGYRFRVPYGTLLCVSDKPLHGEIKLPGQANSFYEGAISEHLQIGIRAIDLLRQEGDKLHSRKLRTFDEPPFR from the coding sequence TTGGAAAAATGCCAGAAATATGAAAACTTATCTATTGACGATGTTTTAGATAAACTTTCGTTGTTATATAGCAATGCAATTGATTCATTAAGAGATGCTATCGCTATTTATGTAGAAGAAGGCCGCATACCAGATATTACTGAAAGGGATAATGGGTTATTTGCTTACCCTGAGCTGTGTGTTACATGGGAAGGGAAAGTCGATCACTGTGAAAAAACACGTGCTTATGCACGCTTTGTTAAACGCGGTAATTACACCATTACAGTGACTCAGCCAGAGCTATTTCGTGCTTATTTAGTTGAGCAACTGTCTATTTTGCAGCAAGATTATGATGTCACTTTTGCTGTTCGCCCTTCAAAAATTGAAATTCCTTATCCTTTTGTCATTGATGGTTCAGACTTAGTGTTGGATAGGAGTATAAGCAGTCATTTAGCTGCACATTTTCCGATAACCGATTTATCTCATATCAGCGATGATATTACAGATGGTTTGTACTCTGCTACGGATGCAATGCCGCTGTCTCATTTTGATGCATTGCGTGTGGATTTTTCATTAGCGCGTTTGAAACACTATACAGGAACCCCTCCTGAACATGTCCAACCGTACATTTTATTCACCAATTATAATCGCTATGTTGATGAATTTGTGAATTGGGCATGTGAACAAGTCCGTGATCCTGAAAGTCGTTATATTGCATTATCTTGTGTAGGACATAATTATTTAACTGATGAGAATGCAGACCCACAAATTGCCACTTCTGATTTAACCTGGAAAAAATTTCAAATGCCTGCATATCATCTAATCGCGAGAGATGGTGCAGGAATTACTTTAGTGAATATTGGTGTTGGGCCTTCAAATGCAAAGAATATTTGTGATCACTTAGCGGTTTTACGACCACATGCTTGGTTGATGATTGGCCATTGTGGCGGGTTAAGAGAAAGCCAAAAAATTGGCGATTATGTTTTGGCCCATGCCTATTTGCGTGATGACCATATTCTTGATGATGTATTACCGCCAGATATTCCTATTCCAAGTATAGCGGAAGTCCAACGCGCCTTATATGACGCAACAAAACAAGTTAGTAATATGCCTGGGGAATTGGTAAAACAACGTCTCAGAACAGGAACCGTTGTTACAACCGACGACCGAAATTGGGAATTACGTTTTTTTGCAACAGCTCGCCGTTTTAACTTAAGCCGCGCGGTCGCAGTGGATATGGAAAGTGCCACAATTGCAGCTCAGGGTTATCGTTTCAGGGTTCCCTATGGCACGCTGTTATGTGTTTCTGATAAACCATTGCATGGCGAGATTAAATTACCCGGTCAAGCCAACAGTTTTTATGAAGGTGCAATCTCAGAACACTTGCAAATAGGTATTCGTGCTATTGATTTATTAAGGCAAGAAGGGGATAAATTACACTCAAGGAAATTGAGAACATTTGATGAACCCCCATTTAGATAG
- a CDS encoding GNAT family N-acetyltransferase has product MNPHLDSKEMQSMAVIPVLETERLILNKHQVSDFPALAKLWATESMVRYIGGMPSSDRESWMRMLAYGGLWPLLGFGYWAVREKASGQYIGDLGFADFHRMVEPQVKGIPEAGWVIAPEFQGKGYATEAMKAALSWLVKENKFRQSICFIEPRNLASLRVAEKLGYVVDREIFMNGAITVLLRQQLA; this is encoded by the coding sequence ATGAACCCCCATTTAGATAGCAAGGAGATGCAATCAATGGCTGTAATACCTGTGCTTGAAACAGAAAGATTGATATTAAATAAACACCAAGTGAGTGATTTTCCTGCACTTGCGAAATTATGGGCAACTGAGTCGATGGTTCGCTACATTGGTGGTATGCCATCTAGCGACCGCGAATCATGGATGCGCATGCTAGCTTATGGTGGTTTATGGCCGTTATTAGGATTTGGTTATTGGGCTGTCCGTGAAAAAGCAAGTGGCCAGTATATTGGTGATTTAGGGTTTGCTGATTTCCATCGCATGGTTGAACCCCAAGTTAAAGGTATTCCAGAAGCGGGTTGGGTCATTGCACCTGAATTTCAAGGAAAAGGTTACGCAACAGAAGCAATGAAGGCCGCATTGTCTTGGCTAGTAAAAGAAAATAAGTTCCGGCAATCTATTTGTTTTATTGAGCCGAGGAACTTAGCCTCTTTACGGGTGGCTGAAAAGTTGGGTTACGTAGTTGACCGTGAAATTTTTATGAATGGCGCAATCACGGTATTATTACGGCAACAATTAGCTTAA
- a CDS encoding MerR family transcriptional regulator produces MHDELDISQVSQLSGLAASTLRYYEEKGLIKPIGRKGLKRVYQGKDVITRLSLIALGQEAKFTLDEIAIMLNHKDGPNIERASLLEKAEEIEQTIQGLLALKKGIFAYCELP; encoded by the coding sequence ATGCATGATGAACTGGATATTTCTCAAGTTAGCCAATTATCAGGTCTAGCGGCATCAACCTTACGTTATTATGAAGAAAAAGGGTTGATTAAACCGATTGGGCGCAAGGGGTTAAAACGGGTTTATCAAGGGAAAGATGTTATCACCCGCTTATCTTTAATTGCATTAGGGCAAGAAGCTAAATTTACACTCGACGAAATTGCTATCATGCTCAATCATAAGGATGGCCCTAATATTGAACGTGCGAGCTTACTTGAAAAAGCTGAAGAGATTGAGCAAACCATACAGGGGTTATTAGCCTTAAAAAAGGGTATTTTTGCATATTGCGAACTGCCCTGA